A genomic stretch from Setaria viridis chromosome 1, Setaria_viridis_v4.0, whole genome shotgun sequence includes:
- the LOC117841333 gene encoding ethylene-responsive transcription factor-like protein At4g13040 isoform X1 produces MVSLRRRRLLGLCSAFVSGKDSLPVDLPKPIENEKPVEVVHSNVKTFSVHPLPPTSDVLTKSSNGSDDSKEEKTQYYPGKEIKRRKRHRRKQYVDQEPCIMRGVYFKNMKWQAAIKVDKKQIHLGTVGTQDEAARLYDRAAFMCGREPNFELSEEEKQELRKYTWEDFLAVTRNTITSKKQKKVGLLRRSKADLFMGQSDGDTEMANGGGSSNSDNGDAETSAS; encoded by the exons ATGGTTAGCTTGAGGCGACGTCGACTATTGGGGCTTTGTTCTG CTTTTGTTTCAGGGAAAGACTCATTGCCCGTTGATCTTCCTAAGCCCATTGAGAATGAAAAACCTGTGGAAGTTGTACATTCCAATGTGAAGACATTCAGTGTACACCCACTGCCCCCG ACTTCTGATGTGCTCACAAAATCCTCAAATGGTTCTGATGATTCGAAGGAAGAGAAAACACAGTACTATCCAG GCAAGGAAATCAAGCGCAGAAAACGACATAGAAGAAAGCAGTATGTGGATCAAGAGCCATGCATTATGAGGGgggtttatttcaaaaatatgaaatggcaGGCTGCCATAAAAGTTGACAAGAAACAGATTCATTTGGGTACTGTTGGGACACAGGATGAAGCAGCTCGGCTTTATGATAG GGCTGCTTTTATGTGTGGAAGGGAGCCAAACTTTGAGCTTTCCGAGGAAGAGAAGCAAGAACTGCGGAAGTACACCTGGGAGGACTTCTTAGCTGTAACTCGCAACACAATAACCAGCAAAA AACAAAAGAAGGTTGGGTTGCTAAGGCGTAGCAAGGCGGACTTGTTCATGGGACAGAGTGATGGTGATACTGAGATGGCAAATGGCGGTGGCTCATCGAATTCTGACAATGGAGATGCCGAGACATCAGCATCTTAG
- the LOC117841333 gene encoding ethylene-responsive transcription factor-like protein At4g13040 isoform X2 yields the protein MVSLRRRRLLGLCSGKDSLPVDLPKPIENEKPVEVVHSNVKTFSVHPLPPTSDVLTKSSNGSDDSKEEKTQYYPGKEIKRRKRHRRKQYVDQEPCIMRGVYFKNMKWQAAIKVDKKQIHLGTVGTQDEAARLYDRAAFMCGREPNFELSEEEKQELRKYTWEDFLAVTRNTITSKKQKKVGLLRRSKADLFMGQSDGDTEMANGGGSSNSDNGDAETSAS from the exons ATGGTTAGCTTGAGGCGACGTCGACTATTGGGGCTTTGTTCTG GGAAAGACTCATTGCCCGTTGATCTTCCTAAGCCCATTGAGAATGAAAAACCTGTGGAAGTTGTACATTCCAATGTGAAGACATTCAGTGTACACCCACTGCCCCCG ACTTCTGATGTGCTCACAAAATCCTCAAATGGTTCTGATGATTCGAAGGAAGAGAAAACACAGTACTATCCAG GCAAGGAAATCAAGCGCAGAAAACGACATAGAAGAAAGCAGTATGTGGATCAAGAGCCATGCATTATGAGGGgggtttatttcaaaaatatgaaatggcaGGCTGCCATAAAAGTTGACAAGAAACAGATTCATTTGGGTACTGTTGGGACACAGGATGAAGCAGCTCGGCTTTATGATAG GGCTGCTTTTATGTGTGGAAGGGAGCCAAACTTTGAGCTTTCCGAGGAAGAGAAGCAAGAACTGCGGAAGTACACCTGGGAGGACTTCTTAGCTGTAACTCGCAACACAATAACCAGCAAAA AACAAAAGAAGGTTGGGTTGCTAAGGCGTAGCAAGGCGGACTTGTTCATGGGACAGAGTGATGGTGATACTGAGATGGCAAATGGCGGTGGCTCATCGAATTCTGACAATGGAGATGCCGAGACATCAGCATCTTAG
- the LOC117840880 gene encoding fruit protein pKIWI502 translates to MAAAAAISAPPRPPRLALHLHPSPSSCSTASSLPILRRRFRRPLTTAVHAVKQDAAVWTPAPVSAVGAATADGSIFHVAVDLSDAADLAESYTSPGQYLQIRVPSGGGEELKPAFMAVASPPGAGARFEFLVKSVPGTTAERLCGLRDGDVVELGAVMGKGFPLERITPADAAQTVLIFAAGTGISTIRSLVEFGFGANERADVRLYYGARSLKTMAYQDRFKNWESAGLNIIPVLSQPDDSWKGECGYAQHAFLRAKNIVNPSSTGAVLCGQRQMQEEVTTALVADGVSQDKILTNF, encoded by the exons atggccgccgcggccgccatctCCGCGCCACCGCGGCCTCCCCGCCTcgcgctccacctccacccctccccctcctcctgctccacggCCTCCTCGCTCCCCATCCTACGCCGTCGCTTCCGCCGCCCGCTCACCACCGCCGTCCACGCCGTCAAGCAGGACGCGGCCGTCTGGACGCCCGCGCCCGTCTCCGCGGTTGGCGCGGCCACCGCCGACGGCTCCATCTTCCACGTCGCCGTCGacctctccgacgccgccgacctcgCGGAGTCCTACACCTCGCCGGGGCAGTACCTCCAAATCCGCGTGccctccggcggcggggaggagctcAAGCCGGCGTTCATGGCCGTCGCCTCGCCGCCAGGCGCCGGGGCGCGGTTCGAGTTCCTCGTCAAGTCCGTGCCGGGGACCACCGCGGAGCGCCTGTGTGGGCTCCGCGACGGGGACGTGGTGGAGCTCGGCGCAGTCATGGGGAAGGGGTTCCCACTCGAGAGGATAACGCCGGCGGACGCCGCGCAGACCGTGCTCATCTTCGCTGCCGGGACGGGGATCAG CACAATTCGTTCACTTGTTGAGTTTGGTTTTGGTGCCAATGAAAGAGCTGACGTGAGACTTTATTATGGTGCCAGAAGTCTAAAAACTATGGCGTATCAG GATAGATTTAAGAATTGGGAGTCAGCAGGACTTAACATAATTCCTGTCCTATCACAACCAGATGATAGTTGGAAAGGTGAATGTGGATACGCACAG CATGCTTTCTTGAGAGCCAAGAACATAGTAAACCCATCTTCTACAGGAGCAGTGCTATGTGGACAGAGGCAAATGCAAGAG GAAGTCACCACAGCCCTTGTTGCGGACGGTGTATCACAGGATAAAATTTTGACCAACTTCTAG